A stretch of Oryza brachyantha chromosome 4, ObraRS2, whole genome shotgun sequence DNA encodes these proteins:
- the LOC102715478 gene encoding dormancy-associated protein 2-like: MVRALDGPTAGDGFGFMPTAHAASWWVLVAFAFAAALAVVAIAVFGCADGPEDRRRKKKDEKKRRREGGDGGGDDGGDAGGGDQPSSDAHGGGHHHHGHGGDHGGGHHHHHGHGGDHGGGGHHHGGDHGGGGHFGGDHGASSGFGGGF, encoded by the exons ATGGTTAGGGCGTTGGACGGTCCTACTGCGGGCGATGGCTTCGGCTTCATGCCCACCGCTCACGCTGCCTCTTGGTGGGTCCtcgtcgccttcgccttcgccgcggCCTTGGCCGTCGTGGCGATCGCCGTGTTCGGCTGCGCCGACGGGCCTGAAGACAGacgaagaaagaagaaagatgaGAAGAAGCGCCGCCGGGAAGgtggtgatggcggcggcgatgacggtGGTGACGCTGGCGGCGGTGACCAGCCTAG CTCAGACGCACACGGCGGCGGGCATCACCACCATGGACATGGCGGAGACCACGGCGGCGggcaccaccatcaccacggACATGGCGGAGACCACGGTGGAGGCGGGCATCACCATGGTGGagaccatggcggcggcggccacttCGGCGGTGACCATGGAGCAAGCAGTGGCTTCGGCGGTGGGTTCTGA
- the LOC121054262 gene encoding dormancy-associated protein 2-like — translation MVRALAVAGGNGDLAVPTTAAPAGAYWVLIAFGCAAALAVVAIAVFNCADGPKDSPARKKKKEDKHRRREDGDGGGDGGGRGGGDGGGDVPDVGGGDQPSSDAHGGHHHHDHGHGGDSGGGHHHHHGHGGDHGGGWHHHGGGDHGGGGGHHFSGDHGASSGFSGGGCGGGGGGGGGF, via the exons atggtgaGGGCGTTAGCTGTTGCTGGGGGCAATGGCGACCTCGCCGTGCCCACCACCGCTGCTCCTGCCGGCGCCTATTGGGTCCTCATCGCCTTCGGCTGTGCCGCGGCGTTAGCCGTCGTGGCGATCGCCGTCTTCAACTGTGCCGATGGGCCTAAAGACAGCCctgcaagaaagaagaagaaagaagataaGCACCGGCGCCGGGAAGATGGTgatggcggtggcgatggtggtggccgtggcggcggggaTGGTGGTGGCGACGTGCCGGatgtgggcggcggcgaccagccTAG CTCCGATGCACAcggcggccaccaccaccatgacCACGGACATGGCGgagacagcggcggcggccaccaccatcaccacggACATGGCGGAGACCACGGTGGAGGCTGGCACCACCATGGTGGTGGagaccatggcggcggcggcgggcaccaCTTCTCCGGTGACCATGGAGCAAGCAGCGGTTTCAGCggtggcggctgcggcggtggcggtggcggcggcggcgggttctGA
- the LOC102715756 gene encoding monosaccharide-sensing protein 2-like, whose translation MEEEPLLRDSNLPDAHDALQTPPAGHFNPHHSIARACKKLSNTVTIDAPTLFALVASIGNLLQGWDNASIAGAIFYIEEEFRLQSSPMINGLIMAMALIGAGISTLLSGRWADPLGRRIMLLTSSILSLTSELLMIFLSQKIYMIIIVRFISGLSIGLAVTHVPLYISEIAPAETRGKLNTFPQLSGSVGMFISYCMVFWMSLTPKVDWRNMIAVELIPSLVYTILIIFYLPESPRWLVTQGRVDEARIVLQRLQRREDVSGEMASLLEGTYIGHIPIKKEFIIGPTDEIKLFSSGEQVKLYGLKEDLSCIICQSKDENSQSKTNSLMRIGSSFFDPIVILTESVNENEADNICNETQDTNSSNEENQYTELDEENQYTELDKAQVSDEAEDEDNQYVSEGEDGIGQRLYTVGGGWQLTWKLVEEDGLDENTQSGIERVYLHEKCKGTQIDASLSNQFIKVTALVNRSVFPQHNNHNSIEAIGQMFSYLLETGVRKALMVGITIQILQQFAGINGILYYTPVILIQVGVGDVLSSFDLNSSSKSILLSAITTLLMLPCIGTAVWLVDIKGRRHILLSTIPILLISLIILVAANVMDMRTDLHATISALCVIVYQCIFVMGFGPIPNILCAEIFPTRVRAICLVLCSLTFWICDTIVTYIFPILMEKIGLAGVFGIFAIVCALAVLFVYFKVPETKGIPLEVMSECYACTDSTSRPSKDEDEGSKEEK comes from the exons ATGGAGGAAGAACCGCTTCTGAGGGACTCGAATCTTCCTGACGCGCATGATGCTTTGCAAACCCCACCAGCCGGGCACTTCAATCCACACCATAGCATCGCGCGTG CTTGCAAGAAATTGAGTAATACAGTGACCATAGATGCGCCAACACTCTTTGCATTAGTAGCATCCATTGGCAATCTCTTGCAAGGGTGGGACAATGCCAGCATCGCAG GTGCTATATTCTACATAGAGGAGGAATTCAGATTGCAAAGCAGTCCAATGATTAATGGACTTATTATGGCAATGGCTCTTATTGGGGCAGGAATTTCTACACTTTTATCTGGACGATGGGCTGATCCACTTGGAAGACGTATAATGCTATTGACCTCTTCTATTTTATCATTGACAAGTGAActgttaatgatatttttgtctcaaaagatttatatgaTAATTATTGTGAGATTTATTAGTGGACTAAGTATTGGTTTGGCAGTAACACATGTTCCGCTATACATATCTGAGATTGCACCTGCAGAGACACGTGGTAAATTGAATACATTCCCCCAATTAAGTGGCTCTGTTGGTATgttcatttcatattgtatgGTGTTTTGGATGTCTCTAACGCCAAAAGTTGATTGGAGGAATATGATTGCGGTCGAATTAATACCTTCACTTGTTTACACcatattgattatattttatctaccGGAGTCACCGAGGTGGCTTGTAACTCAGGGGAGAGTAGATGAAGCAAGGATAGTTTTACAAAGATTACAAAGAAGGGAAGACGTATCAG GTGAAATGGCTAGTCTTTTAGAAGGTACTTATATTGGTCACATTCCAATTAAGAAGGAGTTTATAATTGGTCCTactgatgaaattaaattattttcaagtGGAGAACAAGTAAAGTTGTATGGTCTCAAAGAAGATCTATCTTGCATTATTTGTCAGTCTAAAGATGAAAACTCACAAAGTAAAACAAACTCACTAATGAGAATCGGTTCTTCGTTTTTTGATCCAATTGTGATCCTTACTGAGAGTGTCAATGAGAATGAG GCGGACAACATATGCAATGAAACTCAAGACACAAATTCATCAAACGAAGAGAATCAATATACAGAATTGGATGAAGAGAATCAATATACAGAATTGGATAAAGCTCAAGTATCTGATGAAGCAGAGGATGAAGACAATCAATATGTTTCCGAAGGAGAAGATGGTATAGGTCAACGCTTATACACTGTTGGTGGTGGATGGCAACTGACATGGAAATTAGTTGAAGAAGATGGTTTAGATGAGAATACTCAAAGTGGAATTGAGCGGGTATATCTACATGAGAAATGCAAGGGCACTCAAATAGATGCTTCTTTAAGCAACCAGTTTATTAAAGTGACTGCTCTAGTTAATAGATCTGTCTTTCCTCAACATAATAATCATAATTCAATTGAGGCTATAGGACAAATGTTTtcttatctattagaaactgGAGTGCGAAAAGCATTGATGGTGGGCATTACAATACAAATACTTCAACAG TTTGCTGGCATAAATGGAATCCTTTATTATACTCCTGTAATACTTATTCAAGTTGGTGTTGGAGACGTTTTATCATCATTTGATCTTAATTCTTCATCCAAATCTATTCTATTGAGTGCCATCACCACCTTGTTGATGCTTCCTTGTATTGGCACTGCCGTGTGGCTCGTAGATATCAAAGGAAGAAG GCATATTCTTCTTAGCACAATACCCATATTGTTAATATCCTTGATTATTTTGGTCGCCGCTAATGTTATGGACATGAGGACTGATTTACATGCTACCATATCAGCATTATGCGTAATTGTGTACCAATGCATTTTTGTTATGGGATTTGGCCCTATTCCAAACATTTTATGTGCAGAAATTTTCCCAACAAGAGTCCGTGCCATATGCTTGGTATTATGCAGCTTAACATTTTGGATCTGTGATACCATTGTCACCTATATCTTTCCAATCTTGATGGAGAAAATTGGTCTGGCGGGTGTTTTTGGGATATTTGCTATAGTTTGTGCACTAGCCGTATTGTTTGTGTATTTTAAGGTGCCAGAAACTAAAGGCATACCTCTTGAGGTCATGTCGGAATGCTATGCCTGTACCGATAGCACATCTAGACCATcaaaagatgaagatgaaggttcaaaagaagaaaagtag
- the LOC102715296 gene encoding probable receptor-like serine/threonine-protein kinase At5g57670 encodes MNYLKRSRSLKRLLSLGRRSSNSDESNDECGVDVEPPPPPTPNKPTWRCFSYEEVDRATNGFHRDNMVGRGGYGEVYRGVLEDGSAVAVKRLAPTAAADEKKEKDFLTELGTVGHVRHRNVTALLGCCVDRGLHLIFEFSARGSVSANLHDEKLPAMAWRQRHGIAVGTARGLRYLHKGCARRIIHRDIKASNILLTADYEPQISDFGLARWLPSEWTHHAIAPIEGTFGCLAPEYFTHGIVDEKTDVFAFGVFLLELISGRKPVDGSHKSLIAWAKPYLNDGVAQGLVDPRLGDGYDGAQLRRLMFVASLCVRPAAAWRPTMTQVLELLESGEISQDQWLMPEEEEEEDEFWDFDDLDDFEDDDDDDDDDNYDNDDESDSPSISSSACSIHAND; translated from the exons ATGAACTATCTGAAGAGGAGCCGGAGCCTGAAGAGGCTGCTGTCCCTCGGCCGCCGGAGCAGCAACTCCGACGAGTCCAATGACGAGTgcggcgtcgacgtcgagccgccgccgccgccgacgccgaatAAGCCGACTTGGAGGTGCTTCTCATATGAGGAGGTCGACCGGGCCACCAATGGCTTCCACCGAG ACAACATGGTGGGGAGAGGCGGGTACGGCGAGGTGTACCGCGGGGTGCTGGAGGATGGGAGCGCCGTGGCGGTGAAGCGGctggcgccgacggcggcggcggacgagaagaaggagaaggactTCCTGACGGAGCTGGGCACGGTGGGCCACGTCCGCCACCGCAACGTCACGGCGCTGCTCGGCTGCTGCGTCGACCGCGGCCTCCACCTCATCTTCGAGTTCTCCGCCCGGGGCTCCGTCTCCGCCAACCTCCACG ACGAGAAGCTGCCGGCGATGGCGTGGCGCCAGCGGCACGGGATCGCCGTCGGCACGGCGCGGGGGCTCCGGTACCTCCACAAGGGCTGTGCCCGGAGGATTATCCACCGCGACATCAAGGCGTCCAAcatcctcctcaccgccgacTACGAGCCTCAG ATTTCGGACTTCGGGCTCGCCCGGTGGCTGCCGTCGGAGTGGACGCACCACGCCATCGCGCCCATCGAGGGCACGTTCGG GTGCCTGGCGCCGGAGTACTTCACGCACGGCATCGTGGACGAGAAGACGGACGTGTTCGCCTTCGgcgtcttcctcctcgagCTCATCTCCGGGAGGAAGCCGGTGGACGGCTCCCACAAGAGCCTCATCGCCTGG GCGAAGCCGTACCTGAACGACGGCGTGGCGCAGGGGCTCGTGGACCCGCGCCTCGGCGACGGCTACGACGGCGCGCAGCTCAGGCGGCTCATGTTCGTCGCGTCGCTCTGCGTCCggcccgcggcggcgtggcggccaACCATGACTCAG GTCCTGGAGTTATTGGAGTCCGGCGAGATATCTCAGGATCAATGGCTGAtgcccgaggaggaggaggaggaagatgagTTTTGGGACTTCGACGATCTTGACGACttcgaggacgacgacgacgacgacgacgatgacaacTATGATAACGACGATGAATCGGATTCCCCCTCGATATCGTCGTCAGCGTGCAGCATCCACGCCAATGATTAG
- the LOC102715012 gene encoding COP9 signalosome complex subunit 5, whose protein sequence is MEPTSSAAMARQTWELENNIPSAAAAADTDALDAIYRYDEAAQARVQQEKPWTNDPHHFRRARISALALLKMVVHARAGGTIEVMGLMQGKCEGDAIVVMDAFALPVEGTETRVNAQADAYEYMVEYSTINKQAGRLENVVGWYHSHPGYGCWLSGIDVSTQMLNQQFQEPFMAVVIDPTRTVSAGKVEIGAFRTYPKDYKPPDEPVSEYQTIPLNKIEDFGVHCKQYYALDITYFKSSLDSHLLDLLWNKYWVNTLSSSPLLGNRDYVAGQIFDLADKLEQAEGQLAHSRYGMLMPSQRKKEQEESPLAKVTRDSSKITAEQVHGLMSQVIKDILFNSVHPSNKAGTSAPDSSGPEPMVEA, encoded by the exons ATGGAGCccacctcgtcggcggcgatggcgaggcagACGTGGGAGCTGGAGAACAACATCccgtcggcggccgcggcggcggacacgGACGCGCTGGACGCGATCTACCGCTacgacgaggcggcgcaggcgcgggTGCAGCAGGAGAAGCCCTGGACGAACGACCCCCACCACTTCCGCCGCGCCAGGATCTCCGCGCTCGCGCTCCTCAAGATGGTCGTCCACGCCCGCGCCGGGGGCACCATCGAGGTCATGGGCCTCATGCAGGGCAAGTGCGAGGGCGACGCCATCGTCGTCATGGACGCCTTCGCGCTCCCCGTCGAGGGGACCGAGACCAGGGTCAACGCCCAGGCCGACGCCTACGAGTATATGGTCGAGTACTCCACCATCAACAAGCAG GCTGGAAGGTTGGAGAATGTGGTTGGCTGGTATCACTCACACCCTGGTTATGGATGCTGGTTATCAGGCATCGATGTGTCAACTCAGATGCTTAATCAGCAATTTCAAGAGCCATTCATGGCTGTTGTGATAGACCCTACAAGGACTGTTTCTGCTGGTAAAGTGGAAATTGGAGCTTTTAGGACATATCCAAAAGACTATAAGCCACCAGATGAACCTGTGTCCGAGTATCAGACAATACCACTCAACAAGATAGAAGATTTTGGTGTCCACTGCAAACAG TACTATGCTCTGGATATAACTTATTTCAAGTCATCCCTGGACTCTCACCTCCTTGATCTACTTTGGAACAAGTACTGGGTCAACACGTTATCTTCATCACCTCTCCTGGGCAACAGGGATTATGTTGCTGGCCAGATCTTTGATTTAG CTGATAAACTAGAGCAAGCTGAGGGCCAACTAGCACACAGCCGATATGGCATGCTCATGCCATCACAACGAAAGAAAGAG CAAGAGGAGTCTCCACTGGCTAAAGTAACTAGGGATAGCTCGAAAATTACTGCTGAACAGGTCCATGGTCTCATGTCACAG GTCATTAAGGATATCCTCTTCAACTCTGTTCACCCGTCAAACAAGGCAGGCACAAGCGCTCCAGATTCATCTGGGCCTGAGCCTATGGTTGAAGCTTGA